A window of Candidatus Aminicenantes bacterium genomic DNA:
AAATCCGTTGATAAATCAGGAGCAGTCAATGGATCCTTACAAAAAAAAACAGGGCCGGAATTGGAGTAAGATGATCTTTCCGGTATTGTTGATCGTGATTATCTCAGTGATACTATGGAAGTTCCTTTTGCCACCGGCGCCGGAATCCTTGGACAGGGCTGGCCGGGACAATCAGAATGACGATGCGAGCGGTTCCGATTTTTTAAAGCAACCGATTTCATTCAATATCCATTCTGAAATTCCCTCAAAAAATCAGGAAACCCATGAGAATTTTTCCCTGCGCTTCGATACGCCGGGACATACCGGCCATGTGACCGACCTCCTTTTTTTTGATCAGGGGAAAACATTGCTTTCGGCTTCCCTCGACGGCACGATTCGCGTTTGGAATATTGAACAAAAAAACAATCCGGTCCTGGTCTCTACCATTCGCGGTGTATTAAATAAAGTTTTGGAATACATTGAATTTCCATCCCTTGAGGATAGCAGATATTTCTTCGGACGGATTCACGCTTTGGCCATCTCCAATGACGGCACCTATCTGGCCACGGCAGCTTCCTCCCGGATCAGACTGTACAATCTTCGCCGCAAAAGCATGATCGGTGTTTTCAGCCACCATAGCGGCGCCATTACCGATTTGGCTTTCTCCCCGGACGGAAATTCCCTGGCATCCGCGTCACGTGACGGCACGGTCAAGATTTACGATTTGGTCCGTATCCGGGATTTTGATGAAAGAGGCATCCACCTCGAAAATATGCAGTTGAATTCCGTGAAGACATTGTCACCCGATGGCAGCCCGGTCCTTGAGATTTGTTTCTCTTTGGAAAGCCTGGCCGTTGTTTCCCAAAATGGCTCAATCGGGTTGTATGGATGCCAAAATTTCACCCAAACGGCCGGGTTCAATGATCCGCTGCTGACTGTAACCTGCGCCAGTTTTTCCCATAGCGGGAAATACCTGCTGGCTGGAACTGATAACCACAGCCTGATCCTTCTATCTCCCCAGGCCAAAAAACTCCAGGATTTTTCAACGCTTGCGGATACTCCGCGTAAAATCTGTTTTTCTCCCGATGACCGACAAGTGCTGATCAGCTGCAGCAATGAAAGCGGCGGCGGCTCCTTGCACAGTTTTTCTTTTCCGGATGGCAGGAAAATCAGGGATTTTCCCGTTAAAAATCGGCCGATCGGAGCCATTGCATCGGCAGCCAAGGAAGGTTCGGTTTTTTGGACTGCAGCCGATAATGCCCTGCATGAGATCACGGTCTGGGATGAAAATGGCGAAACATATTGTGCGCTTCCTCCCGGAGCCTTGTTGGTAAAAAATGTCCAGCTTTCTCCTGGCGGTACGATCGGACTCGGAATTTTCGGGAACATGGACGAGGCCAGACGGTTCATCCCGGTTGCACTCTGCTTCGATGCGAAAAAACTTGTTTTACGACCTGTTGCAGCCGATGATCGATTGAACGGGGCTGTTCAAGTAATGGATCAAGTAAGTGTGATGACAACCGATGCAACACGATCCGATCTTGCTGTTCTTAATAACCTGACCAGGATTCAGATCAGCCAGGACGATGAACCGCCGAGGTTTATTCTCAGCGGTCCCCTGAATGGCGATATGCAATATGCAAGCACCTTTGCCGGTAAAAATTTGCTGGTGTGCGGCGGCCGCGACGGGATTCTCCTGGTTTATGACTTGAAAGGCAACTTGGTCGGCCGCTTGAACGGCTCTGAAGGGGATATCCTTGCTCTGGCCGGAAATTCCTCTAAACCGCAAGTTGTCGCTTCTGCTTCCGATCATGCAGTCAGGATGTGGGACTTGAGCCAATTGGAATACGAAGTTAAAAGAGACGACTCCGCCAGTGAGGATATGCCATTTATCATCAGCGAAGCGGCAGAAATCATGTCCAGGCTTGGAACTTTTAAAAAGGATGCCGTGGCTTTGGAAAAAGAGATGAGCCGGCTATTCCTGGAAAATGTCGAAGACTGGCATGCCGCCGGACAGTATTTACGTTTATTGAAATTAGCCAGGATAAAAGCAATCGAACCTACGATGTCCCTGGCGTTGTTCCAAAACAATGAATGGCTGGCCTGGCTTCCCCAAGGATATGTCGCCCTGAGTTCTCCGCAGGTGATGAAATATTTTGGCTACCAGGCGGATTATATGAATTTTAATAGAAGGGAAAATTTAAAGTTTCTCACTTTCGATCACTTGTACGACAAGATGTTCCGCCCCGACCTCGTTAAATTAGCGGTGAACAATAATGAACAATTCAAAAAATTTCTCAATGCCAACAAGGAGGACGATTTTTTCTACGAAGCCCTCGTGCTTAATCCTCCACCGGAGGTAAGTATACTGTCTCCGGTCAATGGACAGCATGTCGCTGGTAAGGCTGTGGACGTGAAAGTGAAAATCAAGGATATGGCGGGGGGAATCGGGGATGTGCGCATCTATCACAAT
This region includes:
- a CDS encoding caspase family protein; translated protein: MDPYKKKQGRNWSKMIFPVLLIVIISVILWKFLLPPAPESLDRAGRDNQNDDASGSDFLKQPISFNIHSEIPSKNQETHENFSLRFDTPGHTGHVTDLLFFDQGKTLLSASLDGTIRVWNIEQKNNPVLVSTIRGVLNKVLEYIEFPSLEDSRYFFGRIHALAISNDGTYLATAASSRIRLYNLRRKSMIGVFSHHSGAITDLAFSPDGNSLASASRDGTVKIYDLVRIRDFDERGIHLENMQLNSVKTLSPDGSPVLEICFSLESLAVVSQNGSIGLYGCQNFTQTAGFNDPLLTVTCASFSHSGKYLLAGTDNHSLILLSPQAKKLQDFSTLADTPRKICFSPDDRQVLISCSNESGGGSLHSFSFPDGRKIRDFPVKNRPIGAIASAAKEGSVFWTAADNALHEITVWDENGETYCALPPGALLVKNVQLSPGGTIGLGIFGNMDEARRFIPVALCFDAKKLVLRPVAADDRLNGAVQVMDQVSVMTTDATRSDLAVLNNLTRIQISQDDEPPRFILSGPLNGDMQYASTFAGKNLLVCGGRDGILLVYDLKGNLVGRLNGSEGDILALAGNSSKPQVVASASDHAVRMWDLSQLEYEVKRDDSASEDMPFIISEAAEIMSRLGTFKKDAVALEKEMSRLFLENVEDWHAAGQYLRLLKLARIKAIEPTMSLALFQNNEWLAWLPQGYVALSSPQVMKYFGYQADYMNFNRRENLKFLTFDHLYDKMFRPDLVKLAVNNNEQFKKFLNANKEDDFFYEALVLNPPPEVSILSPVNGQHVAGKAVDVKVKIKDMAGGIGDVRIYHNGKLVSSRGVFRAYQSGTEYIKSSPIEKKRVISNKEFFAEKGDMEETITVRLVPGKNNISCAAMNYRNTVKSAMVFCGVFSSLPEQKPRLFSLVIGNNNFQNPTINLTFTHFDALGVAEMLRKNGKCYFSDVIVKTMLDPKKEKLQAALTELQAQMDPLDTFIFFASSHGALLDDRFCIVTADYESGDLNDSNSISGDELMETTMKMPALQQVIILDTCFAGSSSWTFNDLYETRLQTFSLGSGLHILSACSPYEYSAEGFNQHGVFSYYLIKALDGDADYYGNQDGQVSVLEVSQYIREQIKSSPVEFQSQSPMLSEFGKDVILVDRHKE